In a genomic window of Helianthus annuus cultivar XRQ/B chromosome 10, HanXRQr2.0-SUNRISE, whole genome shotgun sequence:
- the LOC110885784 gene encoding 2-carboxy-1,4-naphthoquinone phytyltransferase, chloroplastic isoform X2 has product MVPKFCTQTSWRPALHLQHTHNFTRCYAVASLLGGLKSSSWCCFSRRLYYKHIHIGGIEVHGERRRELVRLKSQPDEAVAHEDDISNATLVWRAIKLPIYSVALVPLTVGTAAAYLQTGLCSAKQYVLLLSSSVLIITWLNLSNDVYDFDTGADINKKESVVNMIGSRSRTLMAALLFLGVGSMGLVWASMEAGNVRSMLLLASAITCGYIYQCPPFRLSYRGLGEPLCFAAFGPFATTAFYLLQGGSTRVETLPITGTILAASVLVGITTSLILFCSHFHQIPGDKAVGKLSPLVRIGTETGSNVVKMSVISLYSLLFLLGICKALPITSTDKTKIFMAKYFCVRLHALFGAALAAGMVATRLITRTGLPRPILT; this is encoded by the exons ATGGTGCCCAAATTCTGCACCCAAACATCATGGAGGCCTGCACTTCATCTTCAACACACCCACAATTTCACCAG GTGTTATGCAGTAGCTTCATTGTTGGGTGGTTTGAAGTCTTCATCATGGTGTTGCTTTAGCCGTAGATTATACTATAAACATATTCATATTGGAGGGATAGAGGTTCATGGAGAAAGAAGAAGAGAGCTGGTTCGCCTGAAAAGTCAACCGGATGAAGCTGTTGCACATGAAGATGATATCTCTAATGCAACGTTGGTATGGCGGGCGATCAAATTGCCAATCTATTCTGTTGCATTGGTTCCATTGACT GTAGGAACAGCAGCAGCTTATCTACAAACAGGGTTGTGTTCAGCCAAGCAATATGTTCTACTTTTGTCTTCGTCGGTTCTTATAATCACTTGGCTCAATTTAAG CAACGACGTTTATGATTTTGATACAGGAGCAGATATAAACAAAAAAGAATCTGTGGTTAACATGATCGGCAG TCGGTCAAGGACCCTTATGGCTGCATTATTATTCCTTGGTGTCGGGTCTATGGGGCTTGTTTGGGCATCCATGGAAGCTGGAAATGTGAGGTCAATGTTGCTACTGGCTTCTGCGATCACTTGTGGATACATATATCAG TGTCCGCCTTTCCGGTTGAGTTACCGAGGTCTTGGAGAACCGTTGTGCTTTGCGGCTTTCGGTCCTTTTGCAACCACAGCATTTTACCTGTTGCAGGGCGGTAGCACAAGGGTGGAGACGCTACCAATAACCGGCACTATTCTAGCGGCTTCTGTCCTAGTAGGCATTACAACATCACTCATTCTTTTTTGTAGCCATTTTCACCAG ATTCCAGGTGATAAAGCAGTAGGAAAACTCTCTCCACTG GTGCGGATCGGCACAGAAACAGGTTCAAATGTGGTCAAAATGTCAGTGATTTCCCTCTATTCACTTCTGTTTCTTCTTGGCATTTGTAAAGCTCTTCCAATCACTTCCACC GATAAAACTAAGATATTTATGGCGAAATATTTTTGTGTTCGATTACATGCGTTATTTGGAGCTGCATTGGCTGCTGGGATGGTAGCAACCAGGCTTATAACAAGAACCGGTTTACCAAGACCAATTTTGACATGA
- the LOC110885783 gene encoding dicarboxylate transporter 2.1, chloroplastic, which translates to MTSAVISSAFSPYSKTHLHLRSTTKPPPPLLRPPITTPYHPTLITHLSKPIRLISTSSSNTNNPITKPQGAKIIPLAISLAIGLTLRFIVPKPIELTDQAWQLLSIFISTITGLILSPLPVGAWAFLGLTTTIFTNTLSFTTAFSGFTNEVIWLIVISFFFARGFVKTGLGERVASWFVKWLGGSTIGLAYGLMVSESLIAPAMPSTTARAGGVFLPIIKSVSVSAGSLPNDPSAKRLGSYLVQSQFQCSGNSSALFLTAAAQNLLCLQLAEGLGVVVADPWVEWFIAASLPAFVSLLLTPYILYKLYPPETKDTPDAPAMAAKKLELMGPVTTNEWVMIGTMLLAVSLWVFGDAIGVSSVLTAMIALSILLLLGVLEWDDCLKETSAWDTLAWFAVLVGMASQLTELGIVKWISSYVEVILQSLSLSWPVAFGVLQAVYFLIHYMFASQTGHVGALYPAFLAMHIAAGVPRVLAALALAYNTNLFGALTHYSSGQAAVYFGAGYVDLPDIFRIGFTMACVNAVIWAVVGGFWWKFLGLY; encoded by the exons ATGACCTCTGCAGTAATCTCCTCTGCATTTTCCCCATATTCCAAAACCCACTTACACCTCCGATCCacgaccaaacccccaccccctctCCTCCGACCACCGATCACCACTCCATACCACCCCACCCTCATTACCCACCTCTCAAAACCCATAAGACTCATATCAACCTCATCATCAAACACCAACAACCCCATCACCAAACCCCAAGGCGCCAAAATTATCCCACTAGCAATCTCACTCGCAATTGGGTTAACCTTACGTTTCATCGTCCCAAAACCCATCGAACTCACCGATCAAGCATGGCAACTGTTATCCATCTTCATCTCCACCATCACCGGCCTAATCTTATCCCCTTTACCCGTCGGTGCGTGGGCTTTTTTGGGTCTTACAACCACCATTTTCACCAACACTTTGAGTTTTACGACAGCGTTTAGTGGGTTTACTAATGAGGTTATTTGGTTGATTGTGATTTCCTTCTTTTTTGCTCGTGGGTTTGTCAAGACTGGGTTGGGTGAGAGGGTTGCCAGTTGGTTTGTCAAGTGGTTGGGTGGGAGTACTATTGGGTTGGCTTATGGGTTGATGGTTAGTGAGAGTTTGATTGCTCCCGCTATGCCGAGTACTACCGCAAGAGCGGGTGGGGTTTTCTTGCCGATTATTAAGTCGGTTTCGGTTTCCGCTGGGAGTTTGCCGAATGATCCGTCAGCGAAGCGGCTTGGATCGTATCTTGTTCAGTCGCAGTTTCAG TGTTCTGGTAACTCTAGTGCTCTGTTTCTGACTGCTGCAGCACAAAATCTTTTATGTCTACAACTGGCTGAGGGGCTCGGGGTGGTGGTTGCAGACCCGTGGGTCGAATGGTTCATCGCGGCTAGTTTACCTGCTTTCGTTTCTCTATTACTTACTCCATATATCTTGTACAAACTATACCCACCTGAAACCAAAGACACACCTGATGCCCCTGCTATGGCTGCAAAAAAACTCGAACTTATGGGTCCAGTCACAACGAACGAGTGGGTGATGATCGGCACCATGCTTCTAGCCGTCTCCCTATGGGTATTCGG GGATGCGATCGGGGTATCCAGTGTGCTTACCGCAATGATTGCGTTATCGATACTTTTGTTATTAGGAGTTCTTGAATGGGATGACTGCTTAAAAGAAACTTCCGCATGGGACACTTTAGCTTGGTTTGCAGTGCTCGTGGGCATGGCTAGCCAATTAACCGAACTTGGGATCGTTAAATGGATATCAAGTTACGTTGAAGTGATTTTGCAATCTTTGTCGTTGAGCTGGCCTGTGGCTTTTGGTGTTCTTCAGGCAGTTTACTTCTTAATCCACTACATGTTTGCAAGTCAAACCGGTCACGTGGGAGCCTTATATCCAGCTTTTCTCGCTATGCATATTGCAGCCGGGGTGCCTAGGGTGTTGGCCGCACTCGCCTTAGCTTATAATACAAACTTATTCGGTGCTTTGACACATTATAGTAGTGGGCAGGCAGCCGTATACTTCGGAG CTGGTTATGTAGACCTCCCGGATATCTTCAGAATCGGGTTCACTATGGCCTGTGTAAACGCAGTGATCTGGGCGGTTGTTGGTGGTTTCTGGTGGAAGTTTTTAGGACTCTATTGA
- the LOC110885784 gene encoding 2-carboxy-1,4-naphthoquinone phytyltransferase, chloroplastic isoform X1 codes for MVPKFCTQTSWRPALHLQHTHNFTRCYAVASLLGGLKSSSWCCFSRRLYYKHIHIGGIEVHGERRRELVRLKSQPDEAVAHEDDISNATLVWRAIKLPIYSVALVPLTVGTAAAYLQTGLCSAKQYVLLLSSSVLIITWLNLSNDVYDFDTGADINKKESVVNMIGSRSRTLMAALLFLGVGSMGLVWASMEAGNVRSMLLLASAITCGYIYQCPPFRLSYRGLGEPLCFAAFGPFATTAFYLLQGGSTRVETLPITGTILAASVLVGITTSLILFCSHFHQIPGDKAVGKLSPLVRIGTETGSNVVKMSVISLYSLLFLLGICKALPITSTFLCALTLPMGKLVVSFVSDNHQDKTKIFMAKYFCVRLHALFGAALAAGMVATRLITRTGLPRPILT; via the exons ATGGTGCCCAAATTCTGCACCCAAACATCATGGAGGCCTGCACTTCATCTTCAACACACCCACAATTTCACCAG GTGTTATGCAGTAGCTTCATTGTTGGGTGGTTTGAAGTCTTCATCATGGTGTTGCTTTAGCCGTAGATTATACTATAAACATATTCATATTGGAGGGATAGAGGTTCATGGAGAAAGAAGAAGAGAGCTGGTTCGCCTGAAAAGTCAACCGGATGAAGCTGTTGCACATGAAGATGATATCTCTAATGCAACGTTGGTATGGCGGGCGATCAAATTGCCAATCTATTCTGTTGCATTGGTTCCATTGACT GTAGGAACAGCAGCAGCTTATCTACAAACAGGGTTGTGTTCAGCCAAGCAATATGTTCTACTTTTGTCTTCGTCGGTTCTTATAATCACTTGGCTCAATTTAAG CAACGACGTTTATGATTTTGATACAGGAGCAGATATAAACAAAAAAGAATCTGTGGTTAACATGATCGGCAG TCGGTCAAGGACCCTTATGGCTGCATTATTATTCCTTGGTGTCGGGTCTATGGGGCTTGTTTGGGCATCCATGGAAGCTGGAAATGTGAGGTCAATGTTGCTACTGGCTTCTGCGATCACTTGTGGATACATATATCAG TGTCCGCCTTTCCGGTTGAGTTACCGAGGTCTTGGAGAACCGTTGTGCTTTGCGGCTTTCGGTCCTTTTGCAACCACAGCATTTTACCTGTTGCAGGGCGGTAGCACAAGGGTGGAGACGCTACCAATAACCGGCACTATTCTAGCGGCTTCTGTCCTAGTAGGCATTACAACATCACTCATTCTTTTTTGTAGCCATTTTCACCAG ATTCCAGGTGATAAAGCAGTAGGAAAACTCTCTCCACTG GTGCGGATCGGCACAGAAACAGGTTCAAATGTGGTCAAAATGTCAGTGATTTCCCTCTATTCACTTCTGTTTCTTCTTGGCATTTGTAAAGCTCTTCCAATCACTTCCACC TTTTTGTGTGCACTTACACTACCCATGGGCAAGCTCGTGGTCAGCTTCGTTTCAGATAACCACCAG GATAAAACTAAGATATTTATGGCGAAATATTTTTGTGTTCGATTACATGCGTTATTTGGAGCTGCATTGGCTGCTGGGATGGTAGCAACCAGGCTTATAACAAGAACCGGTTTACCAAGACCAATTTTGACATGA